One stretch of Candidatus Falkowbacteria bacterium DNA includes these proteins:
- the trpS gene encoding tryptophan--tRNA ligase translates to MSKRIFSGIQPTGIIHLGNYFGAIYNWLELQKEYDSIFSIVDLHALTVHQDPKKLNRNIYDLAKIYIASGLDPKKNIVFRQSDVKEHVELGWFLNCVTPIAELERMTQYKDKSEQHKQNVNSGLFTYPCLMAADILLYDTNVVPVGEDQLQHVELARTIAKKFNNLYGDVFILPEGKINKVSARLKGLDNPEKKMSKSATSENNYIALSDDSDLIRKKIKKAVTDSGTDIKFDPNKRPALANLMTIYHLVTGKEAPEIEKEFKGKGYGDFKSELAERVVEFVEPIQKKFNSISDKEIDSILADGAQRAKKLAEKKMEQVRKVIGL, encoded by the coding sequence ATGTCTAAACGAATCTTCAGCGGTATCCAACCAACAGGTATTATTCACCTAGGAAATTATTTCGGGGCTATTTATAATTGGCTAGAATTACAAAAGGAATATGACTCTATTTTCTCAATTGTAGATCTGCATGCGCTAACAGTTCATCAAGATCCAAAAAAATTAAATAGAAATATTTACGACTTGGCAAAAATTTACATTGCTTCCGGCCTGGATCCCAAAAAAAATATTGTATTCAGACAGTCAGATGTAAAGGAGCATGTTGAACTAGGTTGGTTTTTGAATTGCGTAACCCCAATTGCGGAATTGGAACGCATGACACAATACAAAGACAAATCCGAACAGCACAAACAAAATGTAAATTCCGGCTTATTCACCTATCCATGTCTAATGGCAGCCGACATTCTACTTTACGATACGAACGTGGTTCCAGTTGGTGAAGATCAATTACAACACGTAGAACTGGCACGAACAATTGCCAAAAAATTCAACAATCTTTATGGTGACGTATTTATTTTACCAGAAGGAAAAATCAATAAGGTTTCTGCACGACTTAAAGGTTTAGATAATCCAGAAAAAAAGATGAGCAAATCAGCAACTTCTGAAAATAATTACATTGCCTTGAGTGATGACTCTGACCTGATTCGCAAAAAAATAAAAAAAGCTGTAACTGATTCTGGTACAGATATCAAATTCGATCCCAATAAACGTCCAGCTCTTGCCAATTTAATGACCATTTATCATTTAGTCACTGGCAAAGAGGCCCCTGAAATTGAAAAGGAATTCAAGGGTAAAGGTTATGGCGATTTCAAATCTGAATTGGCGGAAAGAGTAGTTGAGTTTGTTGAACCAATTCAGAAAAAATTTAATTCTATTTCGGACAAAGAAATTGATTCTATATTAGCAGATGGTGCCCAGCGAGCGAAGAAATTAGCTGAAAAGAAAATGGAACAGGTTAGGAAAGTTATTGGATTGTAA
- a CDS encoding sugar transferase, with the protein MKKNAELFFTFLKIPIDYITLVAAGLLAYVIRYEESVQEIRPVIFDLPFERYFIFVLSVSAVWLLFFAAAGLYSFHRRKVTDELAKIVLACSTGMTAIIIYMFFVREYFSSRFIVLTAWVLSIFLIMLVRVIVRKIHRHTLKSGWGVHNIVIVGKNKNTEEIIDTFKGQPELGYKIIARIQEFDPNDKEDLLKLLKRKGIDEIVQTDSSLSRKVSIDLADFCAEHNIIFKYAAGQFEARTTNVEVHMIAGVPLIEIRKTKLDGWGKIIKRLIDFILSTFLIIVFSPIMILLTIIIRLEDNGPAIYKNERVHSKGTFNVFKFRSMYTKYCTGKQFEKYTNQKEVLEYEKKLAEKQSERHGPVYKILKDPRRTKIGRFMEKSSLDELPQLFNVWIGNMSLVGPRPHQPREVAKYKKHHKRVLDIKPGITGVAQISGRSDLDFDEEVKIDTYYIENWSLKLDFWVMLKTPFVVLIRKSRV; encoded by the coding sequence ATGAAAAAGAATGCTGAATTATTTTTCACCTTTCTAAAAATTCCAATTGATTACATAACCTTGGTGGCAGCTGGGCTCTTGGCTTATGTAATTCGTTACGAAGAGTCTGTTCAGGAAATCAGACCTGTAATTTTTGACTTACCGTTTGAGCGGTATTTTATTTTTGTTTTATCTGTTTCAGCAGTCTGGCTATTATTCTTTGCAGCGGCTGGCTTATATTCATTCCACCGTCGCAAAGTAACTGACGAGTTAGCTAAAATTGTCTTGGCCTGTTCCACTGGCATGACTGCCATCATTATTTACATGTTTTTTGTTCGCGAATATTTCTCCTCCCGATTCATTGTCCTGACAGCCTGGGTGTTAAGTATTTTTCTAATAATGCTTGTTCGTGTGATTGTACGAAAAATTCATCGCCATACTCTAAAGTCTGGCTGGGGTGTCCATAATATTGTTATTGTTGGAAAAAACAAAAACACAGAAGAAATTATTGATACCTTCAAGGGACAACCTGAATTGGGCTATAAAATAATTGCCAGGATTCAAGAATTTGACCCCAATGACAAGGAAGATCTGCTCAAGCTACTAAAGCGAAAAGGTATTGATGAAATCGTTCAAACCGATTCGAGTTTATCCCGAAAGGTTTCAATCGATCTAGCAGATTTTTGTGCAGAACATAACATTATTTTTAAATATGCAGCTGGTCAATTCGAAGCACGAACAACCAACGTAGAAGTACACATGATTGCGGGTGTACCACTAATTGAAATTCGAAAAACTAAACTAGATGGCTGGGGGAAAATTATAAAAAGGTTAATAGATTTTATTCTAAGTACTTTTCTAATTATTGTATTTAGCCCTATAATGATACTTCTAACTATTATTATTAGATTAGAAGATAATGGTCCAGCAATTTACAAAAATGAACGTGTTCATAGCAAAGGAACTTTCAATGTTTTTAAATTCAGATCAATGTACACCAAGTACTGTACTGGCAAGCAATTTGAAAAATACACTAATCAAAAAGAAGTCTTGGAATATGAAAAGAAACTAGCAGAAAAACAATCTGAAAGACATGGGCCAGTTTACAAAATCCTGAAAGATCCACGTCGAACTAAAATTGGTAGGTTCATGGAAAAGTCTTCACTCGATGAACTGCCTCAATTATTTAACGTCTGGATTGGAAACATGAGTTTAGTTGGACCACGACCACATCAACCAAGAGAGGTTGCTAAATACAAAAAACATCACAAACGAGTTTTGGATATTAAACCAGGCATTACTGGGGTAGCGCAAATTTCTGGTCGTAGCGATTTGGACTTTGACGAAGAAGTTAAAATTGACACCTACTATATAGAAAACTGGTCACTAAAACTTGATTTCTGGGTAATGCTAAAGACACCCTTTGTTGTACTCATAAGAAAATCACGAGTTTA
- a CDS encoding ribonuclease J, translated as MGGLEEVGRNMTVLEYGDDIVIIDMGLQFPEENMPGIDYIIPDITYLETRAKNIRGVVITHGHYDHIGAISHLCPKLGNPTIYTAPLTAELVKRRHEEYKTTPLVIQKIAPDKDKIQLGKFSVEFFRVTHSIPDSFGVVVNTPVGTVVHTGDFKIDFNPVNDKPMDLSRVAQIGARGVLALLSDSTDAPHSGYQLSETEITGDLEKIFLQAHGRIIVGTFASMINRMQQLLELAEKYNRKVLVEGRSMNTNLDIARSLQIIKIKKGTIIEEKEFKRLPDNKVMVMGTGAQGEENAVLMRIANSDHKFLKIKEGDSVVFSSSVIPGNERTIQSLKDTIYRNGGKVFHYQNMDIHAGGHAKAEDLRLIIKLLNPKYFIPIEGNHFMLRIHGEIAENIGTPKDNIFIASNGQVMEFMKGPHQKEASGKLTAEKVPTEYVMVDGLGVGDVSSIVLRDRRMMSEDGMFVVIVTAKRKTGELVGSPDIISRGFVYMKESRQLIEDARNLVRKTVGKTKNKNFDPMLLKNKLRDHVGDLLWKKTKRRPMVIPVVIEV; from the coding sequence ATGGGTGGACTAGAAGAGGTTGGTCGAAACATGACAGTCCTAGAATATGGTGATGATATTGTCATCATTGATATGGGATTACAATTTCCTGAAGAAAACATGCCAGGAATAGATTATATCATTCCAGATATTACCTATTTGGAAACTAGAGCAAAAAACATTCGCGGTGTTGTCATTACACATGGACATTATGATCATATTGGCGCAATATCCCACTTATGTCCAAAGTTAGGCAATCCAACAATTTACACTGCCCCACTTACAGCAGAACTAGTAAAGCGTCGACACGAAGAATACAAAACGACTCCTCTTGTGATTCAAAAAATTGCGCCAGACAAAGACAAAATTCAGCTAGGTAAATTTAGTGTTGAATTTTTTAGAGTTACTCACAGCATCCCTGATAGTTTTGGTGTTGTTGTAAACACCCCAGTAGGAACAGTCGTCCACACTGGCGATTTCAAAATTGACTTTAACCCAGTAAATGACAAACCAATGGACTTGAGCCGAGTTGCTCAGATTGGAGCCCGCGGTGTTCTTGCACTTCTATCCGACAGTACCGACGCACCACACTCTGGATATCAGTTATCAGAAACTGAAATTACTGGCGATCTAGAAAAAATATTTTTACAAGCCCATGGCAGAATAATTGTCGGCACATTTGCTTCGATGATTAATCGAATGCAACAGTTATTAGAATTGGCCGAGAAATATAATCGAAAAGTTCTGGTTGAAGGAAGAAGCATGAACACCAATCTGGATATTGCTCGAAGTCTTCAGATTATAAAAATCAAGAAAGGAACAATCATTGAAGAAAAAGAATTCAAGCGCTTACCTGATAATAAGGTAATGGTAATGGGCACTGGCGCGCAAGGAGAAGAAAATGCTGTATTAATGAGAATTGCTAATTCAGACCATAAATTTCTTAAAATTAAGGAGGGTGACAGTGTAGTTTTCTCATCTTCAGTTATTCCTGGAAATGAACGAACAATTCAAAGCTTGAAAGATACAATCTACCGCAATGGCGGAAAAGTTTTTCATTATCAAAACATGGACATCCATGCTGGTGGTCATGCCAAAGCTGAAGATTTACGCTTAATCATTAAATTGCTTAACCCTAAATATTTCATTCCAATTGAAGGCAATCATTTCATGCTTCGGATTCACGGAGAAATTGCTGAAAATATTGGAACCCCGAAAGATAACATTTTTATTGCTTCCAATGGTCAGGTTATGGAATTTATGAAGGGTCCACATCAGAAAGAAGCCAGCGGTAAATTAACTGCCGAGAAAGTACCAACTGAATACGTAATGGTTGACGGCCTCGGAGTAGGTGATGTTTCATCCATAGTTCTTCGCGACAGAAGGATGATGTCTGAAGATGGTATGTTTGTAGTTATTGTTACAGCAAAACGCAAAACTGGCGAATTGGTAGGTAGTCCTGATATAATTTCACGTGGCTTTGTCTACATGAAAGAAAGCCGGCAACTTATTGAAGATGCTCGTAATCTGGTACGCAAAACAGTTGGCAAAACTAAAAACAAAAACTTTGATCCAATGTTACTGAAAAACAAATTGCGCGATCATGTTGGCGACCTACTCTGGAAAAAAACCAAACGCCGACCAATGGTTATTCCAGTGGTTATAGAAGTTTAG
- a CDS encoding transposase: MYTGPDRKLNRAKFIDYSLAGFYYLTICTNNRIEWFGNVVNDKMVLNESGVITRQQLFWLTKQYEHVNLDEWIIMPNHVHVIIRIVDDVGTGRDRSLPRKTKPIPGIIGAFKTTSSKFIHQNGLSEFRWQKSYYDRVLRNQSELDHSRWYIRTNPERWHHDRNN; this comes from the coding sequence ATGTATACAGGACCAGATCGAAAATTAAACCGGGCAAAATTCATTGACTATTCATTGGCGGGTTTTTATTATTTAACAATTTGCACAAATAATCGGATTGAATGGTTTGGGAATGTCGTAAATGATAAAATGGTGTTGAATGAATCGGGGGTAATTACACGTCAACAATTATTTTGGTTAACAAAACAATACGAACATGTAAATTTGGATGAATGGATTATTATGCCGAATCACGTTCATGTGATTATTCGTATCGTCGATGATGTAGGGACCGGTCGCGACCGGTCCCTACCACGAAAAACAAAACCCATCCCCGGAATCATCGGCGCATTCAAAACCACATCATCAAAATTTATTCATCAAAATGGTTTATCGGAATTCCGTTGGCAAAAATCATATTACGACCGCGTTTTGCGTAATCAATCCGAATTAGACCATTCCCGTTGGTATATCCGAACAAATCCTGAACGTTGGCATCATGACCGGAATAATTAA
- a CDS encoding peptide ABC transporter substrate-binding protein has translation MSNFKKFWIKLKSKEFKIKEKLARKKLKKFHEHDEKLVQKLASSKKLPSKRQLNYISKFLSKPERLIIRILSGIILIAVFSLLFNVYWNNSKIIPAQGGTYTEGLVGSPRYINPLFSRASDVDLDISTLVYSGLFKYTDQGLTKDLLDSYQLSNDQLVYTFNLRQDIKWHDGENLNAEDVIFTFDRIKNTQTKTPLYYNFQGIIIDQIDEFTVRFSLEKPFAPFLESLTTGILPEHIWKNIVPENMMLAEYNLKPIGSGPFEFNSLLKNKNGQIKNFELVANENYYINTPFIEKIDLKFYENFEQAVEALNNKKVDGISYLPKEIRARIINNRNLNFNLLHLPQYTSVFFNYDQNPVLKDLGIRKILTHSVNKEKIVNEILNAEAQIIDACILPNTLGYNPDIVKYPFNVQHARTELEKAGWKLADYEEPKAEGESDETINEEGVSAKEAYAYPVRKKGDRYFEFELTTVNQPENVKIVKELQKEWQQIGAKIDLIIIEPNKIQETIKDRSYQALLYGQILGHDPDPYPFWHSSQRSYPGLNLTSLNHPDVDTLLESARKTSDDKQRAEKYKQFQTIIAETVPAIFLFNPTYTYPQNKKIKGFNTSNIIIPANRFSLINEWYIKTDRKWGK, from the coding sequence CTCAAAAAAATTACCTAGCAAACGACAACTCAACTATATTTCTAAATTTTTATCAAAACCAGAAAGATTGATCATCCGCATATTGAGTGGGATTATTTTAATTGCTGTATTTTCACTATTATTCAATGTCTACTGGAACAACTCAAAAATAATACCAGCGCAAGGTGGCACCTATACCGAAGGATTAGTTGGCTCACCTCGCTATATCAATCCCCTGTTTTCTCGAGCCAGTGATGTAGACCTTGATATCTCAACTTTGGTTTATTCAGGATTATTCAAATATACCGACCAAGGATTAACCAAAGACCTATTAGATAGTTATCAACTCAGCAACGATCAGCTGGTCTATACTTTCAATTTACGACAAGACATCAAATGGCACGATGGAGAAAATCTAAACGCGGAAGATGTGATATTCACATTCGACCGAATTAAAAACACTCAAACTAAAACTCCTTTATATTACAATTTTCAAGGAATTATCATAGACCAAATCGACGAGTTCACTGTACGCTTTTCCCTAGAAAAACCCTTTGCTCCATTTCTGGAAAGTTTAACCACTGGTATTTTACCTGAACACATTTGGAAAAATATTGTCCCAGAAAACATGATGCTGGCTGAATATAATCTAAAGCCAATCGGCAGTGGCCCGTTTGAATTTAATTCCCTACTGAAAAACAAAAATGGCCAAATCAAAAACTTTGAACTTGTTGCCAATGAAAATTATTATATAAATACACCCTTCATCGAAAAAATAGATCTTAAATTTTACGAAAACTTTGAACAAGCAGTTGAAGCTCTAAATAACAAAAAAGTTGACGGGATCAGCTACCTACCAAAAGAGATTCGAGCCAGAATCATAAATAATCGAAACTTAAATTTCAACTTACTTCACTTGCCTCAATACACCAGTGTTTTCTTTAACTATGACCAAAATCCAGTTTTAAAAGATTTAGGTATTCGAAAAATTCTAACTCACTCAGTTAATAAAGAAAAAATTGTTAATGAAATTCTAAACGCAGAAGCCCAAATTATTGACGCTTGCATTTTGCCTAACACTCTGGGGTACAATCCCGATATTGTTAAATATCCTTTCAACGTACAACACGCACGAACAGAACTCGAAAAAGCAGGCTGGAAATTAGCAGATTATGAGGAACCAAAAGCTGAAGGCGAAAGTGATGAAACAATCAATGAAGAAGGTGTATCCGCCAAAGAAGCTTACGCCTACCCTGTCCGAAAAAAGGGCGACCGCTATTTTGAGTTTGAGCTAACAACTGTCAACCAACCAGAAAATGTCAAAATTGTTAAAGAATTACAAAAAGAATGGCAACAAATCGGTGCTAAAATCGACTTAATAATCATTGAACCAAACAAAATACAGGAAACTATTAAAGATCGCAGCTATCAGGCCCTTCTGTATGGTCAAATATTAGGACATGATCCTGACCCATACCCGTTTTGGCACTCAAGTCAACGATCTTACCCTGGGTTAAACTTAACTTCACTCAATCATCCTGATGTCGATACCCTATTAGAAAGTGCGCGGAAAACCAGTGATGACAAACAACGAGCGGAAAAGTACAAACAGTTCCAAACAATCATTGCGGAAACCGTTCCTGCTATTTTCCTTTTCAACCCGACCTATACTTACCCGCAAAACAAAAAAATTAAAGGCTTTAATACTTCTAATATTATTATTCCAGCCAATCGCTTCTCCTTGATAAATGAATGGTACATTAAAACTGACCGAAAGTGGGGTAAATAG